In the Haloferula helveola genome, one interval contains:
- a CDS encoding ParA family protein translates to MISIAVSSQKGGVGKTTVSINLAHAFARAGFRTLLVDADPQGSVGLSLTRQSRLLSGFYDYLADPGIPFERLLVPTRLDTFSLVASGQAGDYEVGGAPTGASLSRVRSFLRTVEARDFDICLIDTPAGLFGLTADVICSSDAVLVPQQAEPLGIRSVPKMLEGLNRLRVIHPGLAVLGVVLTMVQQNMEESRESVIALRNLLPEELLLRTLVPRDPLFVKASARGLPIGVMEEGTGALAVFDSLRSEIEAKLNITSKAAQVG, encoded by the coding sequence GTGATCAGTATCGCGGTATCAAGTCAGAAGGGTGGAGTGGGGAAGACCACGGTTTCGATCAACCTCGCCCACGCCTTCGCAAGGGCCGGTTTCCGGACTCTTCTGGTGGATGCGGACCCGCAGGGTTCGGTGGGTCTCTCGCTGACTCGGCAGTCGCGGTTGCTTTCCGGGTTCTACGATTATCTCGCGGATCCGGGGATCCCGTTCGAGCGTCTGCTCGTGCCGACCCGGCTTGATACGTTTTCCCTCGTGGCGAGTGGCCAGGCGGGCGACTACGAGGTCGGTGGAGCGCCGACGGGAGCGAGCCTGTCGCGAGTGCGCAGTTTTCTCAGAACCGTCGAGGCACGCGATTTCGACATCTGCCTGATCGACACCCCTGCCGGACTCTTCGGCCTGACGGCGGATGTGATTTGTTCGAGCGATGCGGTGCTGGTGCCGCAGCAGGCCGAGCCTCTCGGCATCCGTTCCGTTCCCAAAATGCTGGAGGGGCTGAATCGCCTGCGTGTGATTCATCCGGGGTTGGCCGTCCTCGGGGTCGTGCTGACGATGGTCCAGCAGAACATGGAGGAAAGCCGCGAGTCGGTGATCGCCTTGCGCAACCTTCTCCCGGAGGAGCTCTTGCTGCGAACGCTGGTTCCGCGCGACCCGCTGTTCGTGAAGGCCAGTGCGCGGGGCTTGCCGATCGGGGTGATGGAGGAAGGGACCGGCGCGCTTGCCGTCTTTGACTCCCTTCGGTCTGAAATCGAAGCCAAGCTGAACATCACCTCCAAAGCCGCCCAAGTCGGCTGA
- a CDS encoding ATP-binding cassette domain-containing protein: MAEPPARNPETSRPKRRQRRDWLPPRARGATSGRVLGMMVDAFAGFATLDGRLAPGEADLILDLLRNAFPEADHSWLGRRVQRAVRDPKPLATTAAELREVLDDPEKMAVGLQLYTLVDAVGRSDRSRTAFEVFMRRLGRPEHARQILDEMGGLPIESPVGFERVIFSRRHNADVRLPLEAAEHGFRVYRAADLVLVRNTGKAPLWVRGRSLEPGNFLRMRTRQQLVVPGWTLTCEDLIFFLNVALTGNPSTIFLVGTEDGWTSERARSRQSTVRIRFGLHAEVEALKPTATVVIGRGPLQPGAPVICDHHDRLSGENGFSASLDALRRRAAEAGGRFRLSADQRDFRISNDPSVLERGDLLLSPGLAPRVVLRVRFDPEKRTGDVFIREAAGPVLADGSPVRASAQLREGSVIRISRTQALRCRFSEGIIDEERNLIEMLRVEDLIHDFGPEARALDNISFEVRRGEMMCIIGPSGCGKSTLLSILAGHRKPSRGRIRLNEASLYEHRESLVRFVANMPQEEALNPQLSVREHLRHATAIRRAALPKSEIDRRADGILAELGLQGISRRRVGAPGEKTLSGGERSRLNLGLDLGSAAEVFLFDEPISGLSSKDSEHVAETLRSLARDKIVIASLHRPGANVLRLCDKVLLLDNGGRLAFFGTPSGMIEYFREACGELSIPHPAVDAKAPLGADFVFDILETPLAQIGGGQSPTAARRFPPTFWQERYESRVLIHSLGVQAPPSRIGSLPELTSGATPAIHTGRRRISEAIRVFQTQFVRSFLSKLRNRGTIYATLIEAPLLAALIAITLRSSPEGAYKFSTALHIPAYMFLSATVAMFLGLTNSATEILRDRPILRRERNAKPSPILYVTAKFTALAVVAAVQCLIYTAVGHHILEIRGTLIDQWQWMTLTACTGTSLALLVSALVRTERAALTAVPLLLVPQMLLAGALVPFREMNRGLFENAGIERERGGIPVPAKYMPLRFAYEGMVVTQATRNPFDLERIRIQRRVDTFKEMIETREAPLEEGSSERFEIMKRALQLLVGADSTSHKAAADTAERLTQIARGGTMLELESLEVRPDSPDAKPLSDYFVNKRIELLVEEAKTFRMDYRNEEIGRRTEIFLADKKPWGNQDLPTVYLSAVMLGVTNLVACVLTAITLIVQNRRTK, translated from the coding sequence ATGGCAGAACCGCCCGCCCGGAACCCCGAAACGTCCCGCCCGAAACGGCGGCAACGCCGGGATTGGCTGCCACCCCGGGCACGGGGCGCGACGAGCGGGCGCGTGCTCGGCATGATGGTCGATGCCTTCGCAGGATTCGCGACGCTCGACGGGCGGCTGGCCCCCGGCGAGGCGGACCTGATTCTCGACCTTTTGCGCAACGCCTTCCCCGAGGCCGACCACAGCTGGCTGGGCCGGCGGGTGCAACGGGCCGTGCGCGATCCGAAACCGCTGGCGACCACCGCGGCCGAGTTGCGCGAGGTCCTCGATGACCCGGAGAAGATGGCGGTCGGACTGCAACTCTACACGCTGGTGGACGCGGTCGGGCGCAGCGACCGGAGCCGCACGGCCTTCGAGGTCTTCATGCGGCGCCTCGGCCGCCCGGAGCATGCGCGGCAGATCCTCGATGAAATGGGAGGGCTTCCGATCGAGTCACCCGTGGGCTTCGAGCGCGTGATCTTTTCCCGGCGCCACAATGCCGACGTCCGTTTGCCGCTCGAGGCCGCGGAGCACGGATTCCGGGTTTACCGCGCCGCTGACCTCGTCCTCGTCCGGAATACCGGTAAGGCTCCGCTTTGGGTGCGCGGTCGGTCGCTGGAGCCAGGAAACTTTCTGCGGATGCGGACCCGGCAGCAACTGGTGGTGCCCGGATGGACCCTGACTTGCGAGGACCTGATTTTCTTCCTCAACGTCGCGCTGACCGGCAACCCCTCGACCATCTTCCTCGTCGGCACCGAAGACGGCTGGACCAGCGAGCGGGCGCGAAGCCGCCAGAGCACGGTGCGGATCCGCTTCGGCCTCCATGCCGAGGTCGAAGCTCTCAAGCCGACCGCCACCGTGGTGATCGGCCGCGGTCCCTTGCAGCCGGGCGCTCCGGTGATTTGCGATCACCACGATCGCCTCAGCGGCGAGAATGGCTTTTCCGCATCCCTCGACGCCCTGCGGCGCCGCGCGGCGGAGGCCGGCGGACGATTCCGCCTCAGCGCGGACCAGCGGGACTTCCGCATTTCGAACGATCCGTCGGTTCTCGAACGCGGCGATCTCCTGCTCAGCCCGGGTCTCGCGCCGCGGGTAGTCCTCCGTGTCCGTTTCGATCCGGAGAAAAGGACAGGCGACGTTTTCATCCGGGAGGCAGCAGGTCCGGTGCTGGCAGATGGCTCGCCGGTCCGAGCTTCAGCGCAACTCCGCGAAGGATCGGTCATCCGGATCTCGCGCACGCAGGCGCTGCGATGCCGGTTCAGCGAAGGCATCATCGACGAGGAAAGGAACCTGATCGAGATGCTCCGGGTCGAGGACCTGATCCACGACTTCGGCCCTGAAGCCCGCGCGCTGGACAACATCAGCTTCGAAGTCCGCCGCGGCGAGATGATGTGCATCATCGGACCGAGCGGCTGCGGCAAGAGCACGCTGCTTTCGATTCTCGCCGGGCACCGCAAGCCGAGCCGGGGACGCATCCGGCTGAACGAAGCGTCCCTCTACGAACACCGCGAAAGCCTCGTCCGCTTTGTCGCCAACATGCCCCAGGAGGAAGCGCTGAACCCCCAGCTCAGCGTGCGCGAGCACCTGCGGCACGCCACGGCGATCCGGCGTGCCGCCCTCCCGAAATCGGAAATCGACCGTCGCGCCGACGGCATTCTCGCGGAGCTCGGCCTGCAGGGAATTTCCCGACGCCGCGTCGGCGCCCCTGGCGAGAAGACGCTCAGCGGCGGGGAACGCAGCCGTCTCAACCTCGGCCTCGATCTCGGAAGTGCCGCGGAAGTGTTCCTCTTCGACGAACCCATTTCCGGACTCTCGTCGAAGGACTCCGAGCACGTCGCAGAGACCCTTCGCTCGCTCGCCCGGGACAAGATCGTGATCGCCTCGCTGCACCGCCCGGGCGCGAATGTCCTGCGACTTTGCGACAAGGTGCTGCTGCTCGACAACGGCGGCAGACTGGCATTCTTCGGCACCCCGTCCGGGATGATCGAATACTTCCGCGAGGCCTGCGGCGAATTGTCGATCCCCCACCCCGCGGTCGATGCCAAGGCGCCGCTCGGAGCCGACTTCGTTTTCGACATCCTCGAAACGCCGCTCGCCCAAATTGGCGGAGGCCAGAGCCCGACCGCTGCGCGGCGGTTCCCTCCGACGTTTTGGCAGGAAAGATACGAAAGCCGGGTGCTCATCCACTCGCTTGGAGTGCAGGCGCCACCCTCGCGTATCGGATCGCTCCCCGAGCTCACCTCCGGCGCCACCCCGGCGATCCACACCGGACGGCGCAGGATCAGCGAGGCCATCCGCGTCTTCCAGACCCAGTTCGTCCGCTCCTTCCTTTCGAAGCTCCGGAACCGCGGCACCATCTACGCAACGCTCATCGAAGCACCGCTGCTGGCTGCCCTTATCGCGATCACCCTGCGCTCTTCACCCGAAGGCGCCTACAAGTTCTCCACCGCCCTCCACATCCCGGCCTACATGTTCCTCTCGGCCACGGTCGCGATGTTCCTCGGCCTGACCAACTCGGCGACCGAGATCCTCCGCGACAGGCCGATCCTCCGTCGTGAACGCAACGCGAAGCCGAGCCCGATCCTGTATGTCACCGCCAAATTTACGGCACTTGCCGTAGTTGCGGCCGTGCAGTGCCTGATCTACACCGCCGTCGGGCACCACATCCTGGAAATCCGCGGCACCCTCATCGACCAGTGGCAGTGGATGACGCTCACCGCATGCACGGGCACCTCGCTCGCCCTGCTTGTCTCCGCCCTGGTAAGAACGGAAAGGGCGGCACTGACCGCGGTTCCGCTGCTGCTCGTTCCCCAGATGCTTCTGGCCGGCGCGCTCGTTCCGTTCCGGGAGATGAACCGGGGCCTATTCGAGAACGCCGGCATCGAGCGCGAACGCGGCGGAATCCCGGTCCCCGCCAAATACATGCCGCTGCGCTTCGCTTACGAAGGCATGGTCGTGACGCAGGCAACCCGCAACCCGTTCGATCTCGAACGGATTCGCATCCAGCGCCGGGTCGACACCTTCAAGGAAATGATCGAGACCCGCGAAGCGCCGCTCGAGGAAGGAAGCAGCGAGCGGTTCGAGATCATGAAGCGCGCGCTGCAGCTCTTGGTCGGGGCGGACTCCACGAGCCACAAGGCCGCGGCCGACACAGCGGAGCGTCTGACCCAGATCGCGCGAGGCGGGACCATGCTCGAACTCGAGTCACTGGAGGTGCGGCCCGATTCACCGGATGCGAAACCGCTCTCCGACTACTTCGTCAACAAGCGGATCGAGCTGCTCGTCGAGGAGGCCAAGACCTTCCGCATGGACTACCGCAACGAGGAGATCGGGCGCCGCACCGAGATCTTCCTCGCCGACAAGAAACCATGGGGCAACCAGGACCTCCCCACCGTTTACCTTTCGGCGGTGATGCTCGGCGTCACGAATCTCGTCGCCTGTGTGCTGACCGCGATCACCCTCATCGTCCAGAACCGCAGGACCAAATGA
- a CDS encoding DUF255 domain-containing protein → MKALPTLPALITACFLIGGCDRAPVDDETSREPIIAPELRANQVAEAPSTFLHHAGNSKIHWQRWNPDLLQKAEDSQRLIFALIGSARYPGSYETLSALEGDPDIVSRLNNDFVPVLVDLDICRETALMASALSAEARTGVSFPFLLLLAPDGSPVSWLPIRYENDPALLQFFDNSVEVLARLWAESPKYVLEDSAAKTTLRKANIPAVDPAVDDPDERDTLYRSSIRRLTSFYDEDVQTLAGTGGLIPLGVLEAISVASIHPDLPDDLKERSTRTRDGLLDAILHSAIIDPLDGGIYTARRGSSWNLPIFIRDCATQARAIRIFCRLHVEGANPDTLDSAKQAASFAESQFRTSEGLFAMAAQPSPTPDGDWLWTIEQLKAVLTAEEYKVWDTLSEFDRLGNLPSEADPQRRFFRLNSLALRKSFEDASTESGLTEAEVRTLAESGRKKLLKAREERFPSPRPDGTPSATASFRMVSAYAALHTATGDPVWKEKAQKLGKLCRESFGDARFLNERPGDNPEPMSDGRALTYAIAAQAAMDLGAVTLEDEWNLWAQDLCTLLGENFVSGGDRLDEARPGSKVINLDYEDRSMVFGDSTAGLTRLNLSRLAALGFQTPPALHPWTESIPPIDENPVIYTDSINALAHGKLRHRIAVGPDAPAPMADAIAALPLERFERRSARQPGGTVEIIGPDRQASTLTTVAEIKALDSTKD, encoded by the coding sequence ATGAAAGCTCTCCCCACCCTCCCTGCGCTTATTACCGCCTGCTTCCTGATAGGCGGATGCGATCGGGCACCCGTCGACGATGAGACCTCCCGGGAACCGATCATCGCGCCGGAACTCCGGGCCAACCAAGTGGCGGAAGCTCCTTCGACATTCCTTCACCACGCCGGCAATTCGAAGATCCACTGGCAGCGCTGGAATCCGGATCTGCTCCAGAAGGCGGAGGACTCCCAGCGACTGATTTTCGCCCTCATCGGCTCCGCCCGTTACCCCGGTTCATACGAAACCCTCAGCGCCCTCGAGGGAGATCCTGACATCGTCAGCCGCCTCAACAACGATTTCGTCCCGGTTCTCGTCGACCTCGACATCTGCCGCGAGACCGCGCTGATGGCCTCCGCCCTCAGCGCCGAGGCCCGAACCGGGGTTTCTTTTCCGTTTCTGTTGCTGCTCGCCCCCGACGGCTCGCCAGTCAGCTGGCTGCCGATCCGCTACGAAAACGATCCCGCGCTGCTGCAGTTCTTCGACAACTCCGTGGAGGTGCTGGCCCGCCTTTGGGCAGAGTCGCCCAAGTATGTCCTCGAAGACAGCGCGGCCAAAACCACGCTCAGGAAGGCGAATATTCCCGCGGTCGATCCGGCGGTGGATGACCCGGACGAACGCGACACCCTCTACCGTTCATCCATCCGGCGGCTGACCAGTTTCTACGACGAGGACGTCCAGACCTTGGCCGGCACCGGCGGCCTGATCCCGCTCGGCGTACTGGAAGCGATCTCGGTCGCATCCATCCACCCCGACCTGCCGGATGACCTCAAGGAGCGGAGCACGCGCACTCGCGACGGATTGCTCGACGCCATCCTCCACAGCGCCATCATCGATCCCCTCGATGGCGGCATCTACACCGCCCGGCGAGGTTCATCGTGGAATCTGCCGATCTTCATCCGCGACTGCGCCACCCAAGCGAGAGCGATCCGGATTTTCTGCCGGTTGCATGTGGAGGGGGCGAATCCGGACACCCTCGACAGTGCGAAGCAGGCGGCATCCTTCGCCGAATCCCAGTTCCGGACTTCGGAAGGCCTCTTCGCCATGGCGGCGCAGCCCTCACCGACCCCGGATGGCGATTGGCTGTGGACCATCGAACAACTGAAAGCCGTTCTCACCGCGGAGGAATACAAGGTGTGGGACACCCTTTCCGAATTCGACCGCCTCGGCAACCTGCCTTCCGAAGCAGATCCCCAACGACGCTTCTTCCGGTTGAACTCCCTCGCTCTCCGCAAGAGCTTCGAAGACGCCTCTACCGAATCCGGCCTGACGGAAGCCGAGGTCCGCACGCTTGCCGAGTCGGGAAGGAAGAAGCTGCTGAAGGCCCGGGAAGAGAGATTCCCCTCGCCACGCCCCGATGGCACCCCTTCCGCGACCGCGAGTTTCCGCATGGTCTCCGCCTACGCCGCGCTCCATACCGCAACCGGCGATCCCGTGTGGAAGGAGAAGGCACAGAAGCTCGGCAAGCTCTGCCGCGAGTCGTTCGGCGACGCCCGGTTCCTGAACGAACGCCCGGGCGACAACCCGGAACCGATGAGCGACGGCCGCGCGCTCACCTACGCCATCGCCGCACAAGCTGCGATGGATCTCGGCGCCGTGACCCTGGAGGACGAGTGGAACCTCTGGGCGCAGGACCTCTGCACGCTGCTCGGCGAAAATTTCGTAAGCGGGGGCGACCGACTCGACGAAGCGCGCCCGGGAAGCAAAGTCATCAATCTCGACTACGAGGACAGGTCGATGGTGTTCGGTGACTCAACGGCGGGACTGACGCGACTCAACCTCTCGAGACTCGCCGCGCTGGGCTTTCAAACCCCGCCGGCCCTGCATCCGTGGACGGAATCGATCCCGCCGATCGACGAGAATCCCGTAATCTACACCGACAGCATCAACGCGCTGGCACACGGCAAACTGCGCCACCGCATCGCGGTCGGACCGGACGCCCCCGCTCCGATGGCCGATGCGATCGCCGCATTGCCGCTGGAACGGTTCGAACGACGCAGTGCCCGCCAGCCCGGCGGGACGGTCGAGATTATCGGACCGGACCGTCAAGCCTCGACACTGACGACGGTCGCGGAAATCAAGGCATTGGACTCGACGAAAGACTGA
- the hisB gene encoding imidazoleglycerol-phosphate dehydratase HisB, with protein MQSRTSNRSRSTAETRIELSIDLDGNGESKISTGIGFFDHMLTLFSRHGLFDVNLEAEGDLEVDFHHTVEDTGIVIGEAMREALGDKKGIRRYGCCYLPMDETLARVVVDLSNRPHLEFRAPSDTPSAPNFPFTLVEEFCRALASNLRANIHVELLYGRDGHHIAEAIFKGLARALRQACENDPRVTGIPSTKEAL; from the coding sequence ATGCAGAGCCGGACTTCCAATCGCAGCCGATCCACTGCGGAAACACGCATCGAGCTGTCCATCGATCTCGATGGCAACGGGGAATCGAAGATCTCGACCGGGATCGGGTTCTTCGACCACATGCTGACGCTCTTCTCCCGCCACGGGCTCTTTGATGTGAACCTCGAGGCCGAGGGAGATCTCGAAGTCGATTTCCATCACACTGTCGAGGACACCGGAATCGTGATCGGTGAAGCGATGCGCGAAGCGCTCGGCGACAAGAAGGGCATCCGTCGCTACGGCTGCTGCTACCTACCCATGGACGAGACGCTCGCACGCGTCGTCGTGGACCTGAGCAACCGCCCCCATCTCGAATTCCGGGCGCCATCGGACACTCCGTCCGCACCGAACTTCCCGTTCACCTTGGTCGAGGAGTTCTGTCGCGCCCTGGCGTCGAACCTGAGAGCCAACATCCACGTCGAATTGCTCTACGGCCGCGATGGCCACCACATCGCCGAAGCGATCTTCAAGGGGCTCGCCCGCGCGCTGCGGCAGGCCTGCGAGAACGACCCGAGGGTCACCGGCATCCCGAGCACCAAGGAAGCGCTCTGA
- the ftsH gene encoding ATP-dependent zinc metalloprotease FtsH, translating into MSESPQSRPPQDPRGQRGQNEPPGFNWRLAIFLGAALMILGIAFFKDGMSPKSNSLNYNEFREKWDQGLVITETSNPKYRLKVETDQGSFDAKIIGWLRPDPDPVADDAPTNDFLVSFSRRTQQEQDVFDTLGDHLPQRSTVETLPEDLDGKSLTPTDFRRMMARGLVVTDTDELTLYTTESDALLAGKFREAPPLPAVADIDPKELSQFIVDTSMVVQGEELNRILKEGNALYIKNADIFGKILLTFLPVLLIVLLLFFLFRQQMKAAGRGAMSFGKSKARMLTRDHNKVTFKDVAGIQEAKEELWEIVDFLRDPRKFQKLGGSIPKGVLMVGPPGTGKTLLARAIAGEADVPFFSISGSDFVEMFVGVGASRVRDMFEQGKKHAPCLIFIDEIDAVGRHRGHGLGGGHDEREQTLNQLLVEMDGFDTQEGVIIIAATNRPDVLDPALLRPGRFDRQVTVSLPDVKGREQILTVHSKKIKLAPGTELSVIARGTPGFSGAELANLINESALLAARKGMKAVTLAELEEARDKVRWGRERRSLALSEEEKKTTAYHEAGHALLLATLEHVDPLHKVTIIPRGPYLGAAFHLPKEDKYHFHKRQGVEQLIVTMGGRVAEEIIFGDVTSGASGDIRQATHLARQMVCEWGMSEDLGMVEYGAGQGGEVFLARDISQQRNYSEATAQKIDAEIKRVIDRAYTEAKRIILEKRDKLELIAEALLEFETLDAHHIEDLIKYGEMKDPPNSPKPPSLPDEEPKHKKATSSGSEEEDDDGPLPGTVVGAPA; encoded by the coding sequence ATGTCCGAATCGCCCCAATCCCGTCCTCCGCAGGATCCTCGCGGTCAACGCGGCCAAAACGAGCCACCCGGGTTCAACTGGCGTCTTGCCATTTTCCTCGGCGCCGCGCTGATGATTCTCGGAATCGCGTTTTTCAAGGACGGCATGTCGCCGAAGTCCAACTCGCTCAATTACAACGAATTCCGTGAAAAATGGGATCAGGGGTTGGTGATTACCGAAACCTCAAATCCGAAGTACCGCCTCAAGGTTGAGACGGATCAGGGAAGTTTCGATGCCAAGATCATCGGCTGGTTGCGCCCGGATCCCGACCCGGTCGCGGACGACGCGCCGACCAATGACTTCCTCGTGAGCTTCAGCCGCCGGACGCAGCAGGAGCAGGACGTCTTCGACACCCTCGGCGACCACCTGCCGCAGCGCTCCACGGTCGAGACGCTTCCCGAGGATCTCGATGGCAAAAGCCTGACGCCCACCGATTTCCGCCGGATGATGGCGCGCGGTCTCGTGGTGACCGACACCGACGAGCTGACCCTCTACACCACCGAGAGCGACGCACTCCTTGCCGGTAAGTTCCGCGAGGCTCCTCCGCTGCCGGCCGTGGCGGATATTGATCCGAAAGAGCTGAGCCAGTTCATCGTCGACACCTCGATGGTGGTGCAGGGCGAGGAGCTCAACCGCATCCTCAAGGAGGGCAACGCGCTCTACATCAAGAATGCCGACATCTTCGGCAAGATCCTGCTGACCTTCTTGCCGGTCCTGCTGATCGTGCTGCTTCTCTTCTTCCTCTTCCGCCAGCAGATGAAGGCGGCGGGTCGAGGCGCGATGTCCTTCGGTAAATCGAAGGCCCGCATGCTGACGCGCGACCACAACAAAGTGACCTTCAAGGACGTTGCGGGGATTCAGGAAGCGAAGGAAGAACTGTGGGAGATCGTCGATTTCCTCCGCGATCCGCGGAAGTTCCAGAAGCTCGGTGGATCGATTCCGAAGGGCGTGCTGATGGTCGGTCCTCCCGGCACCGGCAAGACGCTTCTTGCCCGCGCGATTGCCGGCGAAGCGGATGTTCCCTTCTTCTCAATCTCTGGTTCCGACTTCGTCGAAATGTTTGTCGGCGTCGGCGCCTCCCGCGTCCGCGACATGTTCGAGCAGGGCAAGAAGCACGCGCCCTGCCTGATCTTCATCGATGAGATCGACGCCGTCGGTCGCCATCGTGGCCACGGTCTTGGCGGCGGTCACGACGAGCGCGAGCAGACACTCAACCAGTTGCTGGTCGAGATGGACGGCTTCGATACGCAGGAAGGTGTGATCATCATCGCGGCGACCAACCGTCCGGATGTTCTCGACCCGGCACTGCTCCGTCCCGGCCGTTTCGACCGGCAGGTCACCGTTTCGCTTCCCGACGTGAAGGGCCGCGAGCAGATTCTCACCGTTCACTCGAAGAAGATCAAACTGGCTCCGGGAACCGAGCTCAGCGTGATCGCCCGTGGCACCCCGGGATTCTCCGGTGCCGAGTTGGCCAACCTGATCAACGAGTCCGCGCTTCTCGCCGCCCGTAAGGGCATGAAGGCGGTCACTCTCGCCGAACTCGAGGAAGCCCGCGACAAGGTCCGCTGGGGTCGCGAGCGCCGCAGCCTGGCGCTCAGCGAGGAGGAGAAGAAGACCACCGCCTACCACGAGGCGGGCCACGCGCTGCTGCTCGCGACGCTTGAGCACGTCGACCCGCTCCACAAGGTGACCATCATTCCGCGCGGCCCGTATCTGGGTGCAGCCTTCCACCTGCCGAAGGAGGACAAGTACCACTTCCACAAACGCCAGGGCGTCGAACAACTGATCGTCACCATGGGTGGCCGCGTCGCGGAAGAGATCATCTTCGGTGATGTGACCAGCGGTGCTTCCGGCGATATCCGCCAAGCGACCCATCTCGCCCGCCAAATGGTCTGCGAGTGGGGCATGAGTGAGGATCTCGGTATGGTCGAGTACGGTGCCGGTCAGGGTGGTGAGGTCTTCCTCGCCCGCGACATTTCGCAGCAGCGGAACTACTCCGAAGCGACCGCTCAGAAGATCGATGCCGAGATCAAGCGGGTCATCGACCGGGCATATACCGAGGCCAAGCGCATCATTCTCGAGAAGCGCGACAAGCTGGAGTTGATCGCCGAGGCGCTGCTCGAATTCGAAACGCTCGATGCCCACCACATCGAAGACCTGATCAAGTACGGCGAGATGAAGGATCCGCCGAACTCGCCGAAGCCGCCGTCGCTCCCGGACGAGGAGCCGAAGCACAAGAAGGCGACGTCATCCGGCAGCGAGGAAGAGGACGACGACGGACCGCTTCCCGGAACCGTCGTCGGTGCCCCGGCCTGA
- a CDS encoding PTPDL family protein: MKPSLLAIAPFALSIGLADTIRLKDGTEFEGFVISEEGGEYLVAVQVTKTIRDQRKIPKADVLEVIAEKKDELAYEKIKDLVPTPDLLELEDYDKRIEAVEGFIGEYGSSPMAKKASEMLKTLDEEREVIREGGVKFEDKMIPGDERDEKAYTLDAEIAASKVEKLASLGQKTQALRAWEELQSGFPTSRAYLDTIPLAIKLMQSLQTSVESQLATLDERLKKRADGIARIPEKDRARSQQAIDEASAAYERRVAQEKEAGIKWLSLDPFHKEPLNATQTRLRQEIQRLERLDTAQVPDGDNVWAESWETLSGSPTMDEARKAVSNARSARLPEPYLKKLEAKMPSN; this comes from the coding sequence ATGAAGCCCAGCCTGCTCGCAATTGCCCCGTTCGCCCTCTCCATCGGCCTCGCCGACACCATCCGGCTCAAGGATGGCACGGAATTCGAAGGATTCGTCATCAGCGAGGAGGGCGGTGAGTACCTCGTCGCGGTCCAAGTGACCAAAACGATCCGTGACCAGCGCAAGATCCCCAAGGCGGATGTCCTGGAAGTCATCGCGGAGAAGAAGGACGAGCTCGCCTACGAGAAAATCAAGGACCTCGTTCCGACGCCGGACCTGCTGGAGCTCGAAGACTACGACAAGCGGATCGAAGCGGTCGAAGGCTTCATCGGGGAATACGGCTCGTCACCCATGGCCAAGAAGGCGTCCGAAATGCTCAAGACCCTCGACGAGGAACGCGAGGTGATCCGGGAAGGCGGCGTGAAGTTCGAGGACAAGATGATCCCGGGCGACGAGCGCGACGAGAAGGCCTACACGCTCGACGCGGAAATCGCCGCCTCGAAGGTCGAAAAACTCGCCTCACTCGGACAGAAAACCCAAGCGCTGCGCGCGTGGGAAGAACTGCAATCCGGCTTCCCGACGAGCCGCGCTTATCTCGATACGATTCCGCTCGCGATCAAGCTGATGCAGTCCCTGCAGACATCGGTTGAAAGCCAGCTCGCGACCCTAGACGAGCGCCTCAAGAAGCGGGCCGACGGCATCGCGAGAATTCCTGAGAAGGACCGCGCGCGAAGCCAGCAAGCGATCGACGAGGCCTCCGCCGCCTACGAGCGCCGGGTGGCGCAGGAGAAGGAGGCCGGCATCAAGTGGCTCAGCCTCGACCCGTTTCACAAGGAACCGCTCAACGCCACACAGACCCGCCTCCGCCAGGAGATCCAGCGGCTTGAGCGACTCGACACCGCCCAAGTGCCGGACGGCGACAACGTATGGGCCGAGAGCTGGGAGACGCTCAGCGGCAGCCCGACCATGGACGAAGCCCGAAAGGCGGTTTCGAACGCCAGAAGCGCCCGCTTGCCCGAGCCCTACCTCAAGAAACTCGAGGCCAAAATGCCCTCGAACTGA